GCTGCTGATCGGCCGCCGCGGGCGGCGGTCTCCGGCACCCGCGCCGGAGGCCGCGCCCCGCGCGCAGGACAGCGTCGTCGCGCGCCGGCTCGTCGAGTGGATGAGCCCCGCCGCGCTCGTGGTGGACTCCGCGGACCGGGTGCTGCTGGCCAACCACATGGCGCACGACCTCGGCGTCGTGCGCGGTGACCGGGTCGTCGTCCGCCGGCTGCTCGCGCTCGTGCGCGAGGCGGTCGCCGACGGCGAGGCCTACTGCGACGTGCTGCTCGGGCAGGGCGCCGGCGCCGACCGGACGACGGTCCGCGCGCACGCCTTCGACCTCGGCGGCGGCGTCGTCGGGATGATCCTCATCGACGTCACCGAGTCGCACCGCGTCGAGGCGGTGCGCCGCGACTTCGTCGCCAACGTCAGCCACGAGCTCAAGACCCCGGTCGGCGCCATCACGCTGCTCGGCGAGGCGATCGAGGACGCCGCGGACGACCAGGTGGCGGTGCGGCGCTTCGCGCTGAGCATGCAGAAGGAGAGCAAGCGGCTCAGCCTGCTCGTGCAGGAGCTCATCGAGCTGTCCCGGCTCCAGGGCGGCGAGCCGTCCCCACCGATGAGCGTGGTGCGCATCGCCGACATCGTGGCCGAGTGCGCCGACCGGGCCCGCACGGTCGCCGCGTCGAAGGACATCCGGATCCAGACCACGGGTGATGTCGAGCTGACCGTGGTCGGCGTCGAGCGGCACCTGGTGATGGCGCTGACCAACCTGCTCACGAACGCCATCTCCTACAGCCCCGAGTCGACGACCGTGGCGGTCATCTACCGCAGCGTCGGCGACGACGCCGAGATCATGGTCAAGGACCAGGGGATCGGGATCGCCGCCGACGACCTCAAGCGCATCTTCGAGCGCTTCTACCGCGTCGATCGCGCACGCAGCCGGCAGACCGGCGGCACCGGCCTCGGCCTGGCCATCGTCAAGCACATCGCCAGCAACCACGGCGGCTCGATCTCCGTGTGGAGCAGCGAGGGGCA
This genomic interval from Cumulibacter manganitolerans contains the following:
- a CDS encoding sensor histidine kinase; the protein is MTLWIVAAACALAAFVLGLLIGRRGRRSPAPAPEAAPRAQDSVVARRLVEWMSPAALVVDSADRVLLANHMAHDLGVVRGDRVVVRRLLALVREAVADGEAYCDVLLGQGAGADRTTVRAHAFDLGGGVVGMILIDVTESHRVEAVRRDFVANVSHELKTPVGAITLLGEAIEDAADDQVAVRRFALSMQKESKRLSLLVQELIELSRLQGGEPSPPMSVVRIADIVAECADRARTVAASKDIRIQTTGDVELTVVGVERHLVMALTNLLTNAISYSPESTTVAVIYRSVGDDAEIMVKDQGIGIAADDLKRIFERFYRVDRARSRQTGGTGLGLAIVKHIASNHGGSISVWSSEGQGSTFTLRIPRTPPAVPHDRAHVDHSVVSDTALAEPGAGTIMEGNLGGTSTGR